The Chelmon rostratus isolate fCheRos1 chromosome 9, fCheRos1.pri, whole genome shotgun sequence sequence AAGTATATTATTGTGCAGTAGAATACCCTCTGACTAtgttttactattatatactgtactgtatgatGTGTTTGGGTTCATATTACTGCTCCATTAATGTGTAttctgcattttactgcagtagATGTTTATGGTAGTgctaatttgaactactttatactgttgggtagttaaatctacagcaatgcatcatattctataaggTCATTGGAGGgatatgtaaaatgtaaatgttatgtGTAAGTCTTTGACGTTCCTTCTTTCAGAGCTGAAATATTCATTTCTCAtgaatttaatgtttgtttttatatttaatgtatGCTCAGATGATGAGAAGCTGTCTCCAGTTCCAGCCTCTGTCAGCACAGTACCTTTCACAGGACCACCAGCGAAACCAGCCCCTCATACCTTATTCCTGGAcaagctgcaggagctgaacaCATCCAGGTACCAAAACTCTCTTTCAGATAAGTTCTTTGCATGGCGCATGCAtagcttttctttctcttcctctttctttcttttctttttcaatatcAAATTTATAgatgtgtctgttttattgaCTTGAAGTCATTTCTCATGTCACTTCAATGTTAGCCATCTGCTATGTTCTCTACTAATTAGCATTGTCTCATTTAAATATGCACCTGTTGGCAGtcaagcagagagaaaacaacatgtaaaacactgtttgctctttttttattttttggcctATTAATAGTGTTGATATATTATCTGCTGTGTGCTGAACCCCTGCTTTTGATCTACTCTGTTTCTGGAATGTTTCAAATAGGGTTTTTGCCAGCAGATGAAACTTAAGCAAGAGTAAAGTCCAGAGAGCAGAAATGCACAGTTCATGACATAACTGTCTGATTTCTGCCTGTTTTACCCTGTTTACAGCACTGCAGGTGAGGTGATTCGTCTACTCAATGACTACCTCTTCAGTGAGCTGCCTCTCGACATAGAGAATGTGCATAAAGGGGCAACAACTCTATGCCACCTCAAGCGCACCCTGGGTACTGCCTGCCAAGGCCTAAACAGGTCCGCATGGTTTTGCTTTTATCGTTTTTGatgaactgaaagtgaaaactaGGAACAACTTGCAATGTACAGACTGTTATGATGCCATGGACTGATAATGCagcttattttttttgtttactgaaCATATGCACTAAAATGAATGTAAGTAGTCATATTGCAATTAATCAAAAGTTGTTTATTGACCTGATCTACAGTGAGATTGACCTGACTCTGTCAAGTCTGGAAACCCTGGCCAAGGTCTTCGATCATCCTAGCTGCTCCTTAACACACACCAAAACCCAGGTAGAATACAAACCACGCTGTGTGGTGTGGCAACGCAGCACTGTAGAGGATAAAGGTGCATTCTTATACATCCATGTACATCAACTCATTGCACCTTTCGTCTTGTATTTTTGAATGAAGGGCCCAGAGATGGAGATAGACAGCCTGTTGTGTAAGATTTCAGCTTTGGTCAGCCTCCTTTCTTCACTGGAGAAAAAGGTATGTTAATGTTGagtaaagctgctgctgaggggtTTAGAAAAACAAATTACATAGTTATCTGTTGATGGCATTTCTCGATGATGCAAGATACATGTGTCATAATAGTAGGTAATAAAGGTTATATGGCCAGTGCATGGACAACAAACCAGTATTGTGTTGAAGCCTATATTTAAGGAAAGAGATCCAACAGCAAGTGCCCATTCATAGCTTAGTAACTGTTACTAGGCaccagcaggcctgtcaagctttgcatCTCTCTACATGTTAATGTGACGTGCATGAGGTTCCAAGAAGAGCGATGCTTTTGAGGGTGGCATCTTGTTTGTACTCTCAGAAacctaaaacacacaatcaaGCATGTGAGGAATGGATTAAACTTTGTCTTGACCTGCTCTAACCTAAGATGCAAATTAGCATGTCTGGCTTTCTACATAATTTTGTGGGGTTACTACAGAAAAGTACCTGTTCAAGACAGACACATCAACTGATAGTGGTCTAAGTACTTTTTTCTACAGTAAGAATCCAAAACAATTTACGGGATGCTATGGTGAATAACCACCATTATCAACCGCTTCCACATTACTCTCACGACAGCATCCACAGTTCTTATAGTGTTGTAATAGTGTTGTAACAGTGCTAGTCAgactgtaacactgcaaaatCTCTGCACATAAAGGTGTTAAAAGCATTACAAGATGCAGTGACCAATCACAACCTGGCAGTGCAGCCTAACCCACCCCCTCCTGAACCGACAACCACCAACGTAACACCTGTCAAGAACCACGCCAGACAGCTGCCAGTCCACTCCTTTCAGGTAAACCAGGCTAAAAATTTCtgtaaatgttcaaattcaGTTACATTTTATCTTTAAAGAATATGAAACTCAATAGGAGAAATCATGCAACTGACCTCTGACTATGTAGAGTTAATTTTTGTTTGCGTGTCCAGGTGAAGATGGTGAGATATGGCAGACAGACTGTTTCTGTGGATGTGGACACAGGCGTTCTGCTCTTTGACAGGAAGGCTGGCTCGTTTGGTATAGAGAGGGTCTCACATGACAGAAGTGAGAAAACGTGCACTTGTGTTTACTATAGCATTTCTCTTGCTTGCAATTATATCGCATAACTTGTCTGCTGGCATGTTTCTTGGGCATCAGTCCTTCAGATTGTCAAGTTCCAGAGCAGTCCTGCCAAGGTGCGCATGGTTGTTGACAGCCACCATAACACGCCACGGGAGATGACGTTTGAGAGCGCGCGGGTAAGAAGGCGAGATGAtggattttattatttactggAATCTACTGCTTCCGTTCCCATAATTCGCTGAGTGGCTCTCATCTCTGTCAGAAACGTGATGCCTTCTGCCAAATCCTCCAGCTGATGAAAACCAGGCACTCCCAGCTGAGTGAGCCCGACGTggtctctgtgtttgttggcaCCTGGAATATGGGTAACTGTGAATGTGACGAGTCTCTTTCACTGTCAGGCaacagaagagagggagaaggatttttaattattattttttattgtgtttttttccctacACACAGGTGGCTCCCCCCCTCCTCGCAGCCTGCAAACGTGGGTGACCTGCCGCGGTTTGGGACACACCCCTGATGAGTCCATCGCCTTGCTCCCTCATGACATCTACGCCTTGGGGACTCAGGAAAACCCTCAGGGGGAGAGAGAATGGACAGAACATATCAAAGCAACCCTTCGTAGTTACACGCACATTGACTTCAAACAGGTAATTCTCCTTTTTCCAActttttcagcttcagctggtGATTCTTAtgtctatatatatacatcCATGAAGCTACCATGTTTCACAGAACAGTCACAAATTTACATGCCCAGAATAGCTGGAGGGGAActccacagattttacacatcaaagtctgtttacaggccGTTTGGAGCACCACAGCATATGTGGAAAGGTTGCATAATGCCTTTTGTGgctttagattttttttaactgtccatCATGAATCCAACAATGTTATAATagtgcaatgctaaatctgTGGAGTACTTTTTTAATAGAGTGAGCAGATCAGTGGTTCACTGATAGGTTAGCATGGTATGTTTCAATTTACACAGTTTACCTGCACTGattgacacactgacacattctCCAATCCAAGATGCACATTGTAAAACAATCACTGCAGCCATCTAACTCTTggaattttttaaaaacacaattctactttttcattgttttcaaatTCTAATTGCAGGAACCTCAAAATCAAAGTTCATGCTCTCAAACATTCTCCCAGCCGTCTGAGCAGATTTGCAGTTTTGTGACAGAAAATACCTTTAAATGATCTAACACGACATAACATGATATTACAGTATACAATAATGCCTCTGgcctgacagaaataaaaggtTGATGAGGAATAAAGTCAAAAGGtaacttctttttgttttcacttcaaacaaaaatgGTATAACATAAGGCTTACATATTATGAAACAATGTATGATGAAATGCTTAATTACTTTATAgtctatctaatctaatctatctatctatacaaACTGTGAAATATTACTTTTGTTTGTATATATTAAGTGTGAGTTTCACTTGATTTTGATGTTTCAGGAGCATCTCAGATTACAGGAAAGGATTTTGAAAGTGTCTAATATTTTGTCATCAGTGGTCTTCTGGGAATTTATCTGAAAATATCATCTCcatgatatattattattatttctgatgTCATCTGGAATGAAAGCAATACTTGCTGTAGAACTGGTCTGCTTTGCAAATGAGCATCTGTTTCAGTGGCTGTGCTGGAGCCTGGCTTTATAGAAATGAGTCGAATCAGTTGAGAAATCTGTAATTATGTGTTCCTTGGTTGGAAACTGTTCTTGTCATCTATTGTAATGTGGCTCATTGTCCTGTAGGTGGCAGTGCAGTCCCTCTGGAATATGAGGCTGGCTGTGTTTGTGAAGCCGGAGCATGAGAGTCGCATCAGCCATGTGAACACAGCCAGTGTGAAGACTGGCCTTGGGAACACATTGGGTAGGCTGCCATGTATGACCTCATGATGTCCTGGCCATCAGCCAGAAATATCAGTGCACGATTAACcagaacaaaatgtgtttttaataagcTAGAGGTTTGAGGTTGGGTATTTCCGATGTTTCAGGAAACAAGGGGGCTGTAGGTGTCTCCTTCCTCTTTAATGGAACATCCTTTGGGTTTGTTAACTGCCACCTGACCTCTGGAAGTGAGAAAGTCCTCAGGTACattgtgtccatgtgtgtataaatgtgcaAGATCAAGTGTGTGTTCTCCTGTTTCATTTCTTATAATTGCCTCTTTTGATCCACGTCATATTCAGGAGGAACCAGAACTTTGTGGACATCCTCAGACTGCTCTCTCTGGGTGAAAAACAGCTCAGTGCCTTCGACATCAGCCTGCGCTTCACGCATCTCTTCTGGTGTGGAGACCTCAACTACAGACTCGACTTGGATGTACAGGTCAGCCCGACAGTTAGAATTTCTTTAACTAACTTAATGTTCTAATTTAGCACCTGTGAAGTCTGGATTGATAGCACACGTGGCATAATAAGCAAAATCCCAGACATTGATGTTACTGCTTCTTTCTGGTCCTCACTGACTCCAGGACATCCTGAAACATGTCTCTAAGAGAGAGTTTGAGGAGCTCATGTGTGCAGACCAGCTGACCCGGGAGAGACACAAGAGGAAGGCCTTTCTCAATTTCAGTGAGTTTGCTGTCGGCCTTTGTTCTAAACTGAAAGCTATAGCTATCAGACAGTTATTGTGCAAGCAATTTAATGCTATTTTGCAATTacaaaataaaggttaaataaagaaatacagaacCATTAAGAAATAATTCAGCTCTGCCTTTGCTAACCTCACTCTGTgctctttctctgtttatcaTGGTTAAGAGGAAGAGAAGATTGCATTTCCACCCACTTATCGGTATGAGCGGGGCTCTAGGGACTGCTACCTATGGCAAAAGTACAAGACTTCAGGAGTGAGTCATTTCTTGTTACACAAAAGCACCTCAGAAAAACAGGATGatgtgtacataaaaaaaatcattcaggTGCTGGGCAGCGGATGCATGCCCACAATAAAAACCCTATCTGCACCTCTGAGTAGCTGCCAAAAAATGTTAGGAGGTTTTCAGCCATgctactgactttggtgatggCCTGACTTTTCTTCTTGAGCCAATAACAGGTCAAGGTTTTTCACTTATTCATGGTTGCCAAAGGACAGCCTCACAGatgattaaatgtttgttaTTGGAGCATCTCAGTATTGATTAATTGCTGTGTTAACATCCTTCATATAAAAGTACCtcttcatcttatcttatcttgtgtGTTAATCACGTTTCAACGTTTGTCATACTTTCAGCCTGTAGGTTTATTGTATTTTAGACTCTGATACTAAATATATAACACACACCTTAGCAGCaaagcacaacaaagaaaaggCCCCAGAAGCATTCTAAGTATACAGTTCGCTCACTTCTTAAGATATTTTTATGTGCAACTTAATCCCATAAAATGAGTCTTTGACAGCAGCTGCCATGAGCACTAAAAATAGGAGGTTAAGATTTAACCCACAGTCTAAAAATGGAACGTCTGGCATAACAGGAATGAAGCAACGACTGCATACAGTTTAGAAATCAGACAATTTCATTTGTAGACAAACCCGCATAAAATATGTTGTGAATTTATACCTGAATCTGTTTCTGTAGGTGCGAGTCAATGTCCCATCATGGTGTGACAGGGTCCTGTGGAAGTCCTACCCAGAGACGCACAACATGTGCACGGCATACGGTAAGACCAAATCAAAAAGCCTTCAGGAGGAAATTTAAATAAAGcataaagaaaatgtatgaGAGCAACAAAGAAAGGGCAGCGCTTAAGTCGTCACATAGCCAGAGGTTTTGATGCAGCATTCTCAAATTAGATAtctgtggtcattttttttcatgtgtaccACTGTAAAAGAGAGCAACCCTCAAGACGAATAACGGTCAACCCCTACATCCTGGTCTGTGGTCCGTAAAGAAACAGAGTCATTTCCTCTCATTCAGCCCGAGCTTCTGTGTCTGACTAACCTCGGCAAACTAACAAAACATAGCAAATAGTGGAGAGTAGCAGAGCTGCTTTTTGTCTCCGAAATTACTCTATTGTCACATCTTGTGAAATATCGCTGACGGCTCATCTGCCTCACAGTGCTGTGCAATCATTTTAGCTACAGTACACGGAAGATATTTAGTGTTGTTATTGCAATTGTAATAAGAAAGTAAGATGTTGGATGTGTCCCTTACCAGGTTGCACGGATGACATCTTCACAAGCGATCACTCACCTGTTTTCGCCACGTTCCAAGTGGGAGTGACATCACAGACCAGCTCCAAAACAGGTGCTGTCATTGttgtggacacaaacacatgcagtatgaCTGAATCCCTCCATTAAGTGGACAGTATAGTTATGCGTTTGTCTGGCACAGATCTAAATTCGAGCATGGAGAGGGCCTGGATAGAGCTCGAAGGCATCGAGGCCATTGTGAAGACAGCAAGCAAGGCAAAGTTCTTCATCGAGTTTCATTCATCTTGCCTTGAAGGTATGATGTCACGTCAAAAAGAAATTTCATACAAAGCCTGATGCAACACGgcaaaaatgcattcatgtgtttctttGCAGAGACACGACGCTCAAGTGAGAATGACTCGCAGAGCTGTGACGTTCCCGGGTTCCTCAAACTGGGCTGGTCCTTCAAACAGCTGCCGAAGGTTAGAGGCTCGGTCCATTTGGAAGTCACTGAAGGTATTTTGTTTCTGGAGCCAGATTGTTAACTtgtgatttgtttgtctgtcctAGCTTCTTCCAATCATGTCCGACATGGAGTATCTTCAGGATCAGcacctgctgttgtctgtcaaGTCATGTGATGGGTTTGAGTCATACGGTTGGTCACTTCTTTTGTCAAATTACCGTCTCCATTCATGATGTCCCTCTAGGTTAGCTAAAGAGTGCCCTTAAAGTGACAGTTCCAAAACATGAAGTGATTTCtccttatttttcattttttaactcTTACCACAAGTGCTGTCTACCAGTCCAGGTGTCTTCATTATGTTTTAATAGAGTTTGCAGACTTCTGCTTCAGCTTGAGCACCAAAACCTTGTCTTCAAAAGCTCAGCAGCACCATGTCTTTGGAAATGACAGTGCTATTTACGAACAGTTTCATCGACTATTTTCTACCGAGACGTGCTTGAAGTTCTTCCATCTCCATGCAAAGGGAAGAAAATGTTAATGATAAAATGCACTGATTACAGTATTTTAAGGCACTGAATTGAATGTTGTAAATATAAAATTTCTTCTAAGTGCTCCAAATCAACCTTCAGTGCAGCTGAACTACAGACAGTGTGTCCAACACTAAGGAAATCGTGTTGAATTCTAAGAAACTCTTGCTGAAACTATCTGGATGGATAAGTTGCACTCTACGCCttgttgtgtttcagggtgAGTTGTCTCATTGATCTCGGGAATAATGAAATCCTTTCCATAGGTGAATGCTGTGTGGCTTTGCGCTCACTCGCTGGTGCGTCGGAGCAGTTCGAGACATTTTTGAGTCACCGAGGCGAGGAGATGGGCTCCATAAGAGGACGGGTCAGGATCCATGTGCCCAAGGACAGACGGGGAACGCGAGAGAAAGTCTACGGTGGGTCTGCCAGACCTGGCCCTTTCCTACCCTCTGCCTTGCTTGCACTATCACTTCCCACTAAACTCTCATCTCCACTGTCACTGCATTCTTTGACTCTTCTGTGAGTCTCACATTGCTTCCTCTATTTGGTTCCTCAATGATCCCTGGCTTGGCTTTACACTTGCTGGTATCTATCAACCGCTTCCTCTTTTGGCTCCTGATTGACTGACCCTGACCAGATGCATCCtgagacactgaaacaggacagaTGAGTATTATGCCACCAGGTCAGGCactacaacaacacacacaaacaccaccaaGCTGTGTGGCTGCAAACTGACACAGCCTTTGGCCTACATGCACCACACTTTGAAGAACCTTTGCTTTTTTACGAAATGTGTTGCTCATTTCCTGTGATTTGGCTTTTTCAGAATGGTTCCACTTGGAGAAAGGTCCTGGGAGGGGACACGTGTCTCTTGCATGTACACAGGTCCCAATACACAGGTGAGGACCTCTTCATGTTTTGGAGCATCAGTAAAGAAGCAGAAAGCCTTCAGATCTTAAGGGCAGGTTGTCCAGAGCTTTTTCGCTCAGGTTTACAAATCCTGTTGTGCTTGCAAGCACATTTTATCTGCTCCACTTTTCAACATAACCAAGCTTCACTTTTACACAGCaaacttttattctgaaaagatTTCTCAGACCTTTGTTCCCAAATCCTGTTGGCCACGAGCAGATGAATTGTGATACAACAGATATTATCTAAATTATATTGaaaaattcatcatttttaaaatttggaGTGTAATGCAATACTTTGCAACTTGTGTTTCACTGTCACTGGCATTTTTGTCAGTGGCCAAATTTGCCAGCTCAGATTTTGCAGCATTGCTATGCAACATCAGACAACTACATTGGTCTATTGaatacatgcaagcacacattccTTGCAGGAAATGTGATGGGAGAAGCTTATTTCTACTGTTTCCCCTGCAATTGTTGAGTATTTTACTGCCATGGTAATTCAAGAGCTTTGTGTCACAGTATTATAAGCTGCTGTGTAGTGTTTTGTTGTCTGATTGCCCTTCAGACTCATGGGTGTCTTACTCAAACTACCCTCCCTGGATTGTATTTCATCTTCTAACTGGTTGCTGTAACCACATGCCCTCATTGACCAATCACTTTTGGTCCAATCACCTGCAAAGATAAGAGTGAATGCCAGAGAACACAATTCAAACTCTTGTGAAGAAAGTGAGTGAGAATTGTGGACACACTTATTTACATAAATCGTAGCTCAATTCAAGACTTGTGTGCTCATTGCAGGTCTTCGGCAGCGCCTCCCAAACTAACTCCGAGCAGCTACACCAATCCTGCCTACTTCATCTTTGAAGGAGTGTCAGTGGCGCgcagggtggaggaggctcTCCCCCAGCGAAGGGACCAGCAGGTAATCTGGTCAGGAAACGAGGCCTTGCAGCTACCAAAAATCTCAGGACGTCAGGGCTTTGACAGAAGACCCTGTCGCAGATCAGACTTCACAGAGATTGAAATTCCAGCCGTCCTGCCCCAGTACACTCCAACCACTGACCTTCATACGCCCCAAACCAACTCCTCCTATCAGCTTTTCCCGGCCAAAAACCCATCTCCCATCCCTCCACCCCCAAGTACCGCCATGCCACAGTACCAGGAACAGACTTCACAGCCCAGGGACAAATACCAAGGAAAAAATATTGCTCAAGACTCCATACTGCCCGAGAAGAACCTGAGGAACTTGTATATGAATCACTCAGAAATcatcagggaaaaaaacagacgGGATCAACATCAGCTCCTCCCAGAAAGGACCAATCCTGTCCGGGCAGCCAAGGCGCCGTCAGCTTTCCCCTACATGCCCACTCACTTAGCACCCTGTCAGGTGCCTGTTCCCTGGATGGTGGATCAGCAGCCCCCTGGACCTATAGGAGACAACTCCCTCACTGCTTTGCAAATTGCCAAGTCCCTCAGCGAAGTTGACTTCTTCCCCACAGAGCAGAAGGGCCCATCCATACCCAACCACAGGCCAGGTTATAGAAATGGCCCTTCCATGCATGGAGATAGAGGCTACAGCTGGGAGAAAGAGGTAGAACACTGCTCTCAAAGACGGTATTTGAAGCTGACGTAACTGTtctctggagaaaaacaaaaaaaaatctatctgCTTTATGTCGATGCAGGTGTCTGTCCTCCAAGGTGCACCTGAAACCGTACGGGAGCTTCTCAGTGCTCTGGGTCTTCAGAAATACACCCTGGGACTCAGCCTCAATGGCTGGGATGATCTGGATTACTTCAGGTAAAAGGATTTTATGTAACATGTTACACAAACAGCATATAGGCAGGCTCATTACTGCATTTCATAGACATGCACATTACTCCATAGATACAGAAGGCACTGAAGTTTTGACAAAAGCAACCACTACACCACAGAGTGTGACAGGCTGAGATACTAATACCAGCACCGAGCTATGAAATGCCCCAAACATGCCTCCTTTAGC is a genomic window containing:
- the inppl1b gene encoding inositol polyphosphate phosphatase-like 1b, which gives rise to MATAAWYHRDISRVHAEDLLARAGRDGSYLVRDSESVPGAYALCLLFQRHVHTYRILPDADGLLAVQTTQGVQVNCFRTLEDLVLGYQHPHKGLVTPLLYAVPRDTDTGDESSDDEKLSPVPASVSTVPFTGPPAKPAPHTLFLDKLQELNTSSTAGEVIRLLNDYLFSELPLDIENVHKGATTLCHLKRTLGTACQGLNSEIDLTLSSLETLAKVFDHPSCSLTHTKTQGPEMEIDSLLCKISALVSLLSSLEKKVLKALQDAVTNHNLAVQPNPPPPEPTTTNVTPVKNHARQLPVHSFQVKMVRYGRQTVSVDVDTGVLLFDRKAGSFGIERVSHDRILQIVKFQSSPAKVRMVVDSHHNTPREMTFESARKRDAFCQILQLMKTRHSQLSEPDVVSVFVGTWNMGGSPPPRSLQTWVTCRGLGHTPDESIALLPHDIYALGTQENPQGEREWTEHIKATLRSYTHIDFKQVAVQSLWNMRLAVFVKPEHESRISHVNTASVKTGLGNTLGNKGAVGVSFLFNGTSFGFVNCHLTSGSEKVLRRNQNFVDILRLLSLGEKQLSAFDISLRFTHLFWCGDLNYRLDLDVQDILKHVSKREFEELMCADQLTRERHKRKAFLNFKEEKIAFPPTYRYERGSRDCYLWQKYKTSGVRVNVPSWCDRVLWKSYPETHNMCTAYGCTDDIFTSDHSPVFATFQVGVTSQTSSKTDLNSSMERAWIELEGIEAIVKTASKAKFFIEFHSSCLEETRRSSENDSQSCDVPGFLKLGWSFKQLPKLLPIMSDMEYLQDQHLLLSVKSCDGFESYGECCVALRSLAGASEQFETFLSHRGEEMGSIRGRVRIHVPKDRRGTREKVYEWFHLEKGPGRGHVSLACTQVPIHRSSAAPPKLTPSSYTNPAYFIFEGVSVARRVEEALPQRRDQQVIWSGNEALQLPKISGRQGFDRRPCRRSDFTEIEIPAVLPQYTPTTDLHTPQTNSSYQLFPAKNPSPIPPPPSTAMPQYQEQTSQPRDKYQGKNIAQDSILPEKNLRNLYMNHSEIIREKNRRDQHQLLPERTNPVRAAKAPSAFPYMPTHLAPCQVPVPWMVDQQPPGPIGDNSLTALQIAKSLSEVDFFPTEQKGPSIPNHRPGYRNGPSMHGDRGYSWEKEVSVLQGAPETVRELLSALGLQKYTLGLSLNGWDDLDYFSGITEEDLRAAGVTNPSHRRRILENLPRNWN